A single window of Neospora caninum Liverpool complete genome, chromosome XII DNA harbors:
- a CDS encoding putative growth-arrest-specific protein 8: MSTRKPPPGKGPGGVKPDLEKAGETEEDLSRISLESLQAEVEQAREQLAKCKADRLYVQLEKDIISRFRDACRNKSSDLDRKLLLHDARVENIVRQHRAEILAYEQKIDSLEHAHKLVKTDIQTKGEDAVLEEDFVDDTVVNVHHKTLSKLESAAAKQLKAQEQEISNLENAFEQHLTKLGERFQRSFEELRNKYEQQFEEARQTLELREKVEVHEVEERKNLHINELMASHRSAFEQIKAELQFPMPSNAAYYNDITHDNLQLIKELRKDITEMKARAKITYKQMQETQQENVQLREPLRQQQQLKVKLEQQLRFYVKDKMALQNIRARDTQLEEKVKAAKQHNHQVEQQKHKLERDIGEYTRRLRNLQSDTNLRTQAKVMLYEQKVKKMLTSLEEKFRERQRLVTTLKLSPEAAMHIEELLRRSFCEKNDEIETLRAELQRIAKSYNDTVLAMKSRLKQLGVNSDALDFELVQDTEFISTVPAPYLTTTVPVAKGNPILEI; the protein is encoded by the exons ATGTCCACACGGAAGCCGCCTCCGGGTAAGGGACCCGGAGGAGTCAAACCGGACCTGGAAAAAGCGG gtgagacagaagaggatCTTTCGCGGATCTCTTTAGAAAGCCTTCAAGCAGAAGTGGAGCAAGCCCGAGAACAGCTGGCAAAATGCAAAGCCGATCGCCTCTATGTACAGCTCGAGAAG GACATCATCAGCCGTTTTCGAGATGCGTGTCGAAACAAGAGCTCCGATTTAGACCGAAAATTGCTCCTACACGACGCCCGCGTAGAGAACATCGTGCGGCAACACCGTGCAGAAATTCTAGCGTACGAGCAGAAAATTGACAGCCTAGAACACGCACACAAGCTAGTGAAGACAGACATTCAGACTAAAGGGGAAGATGCGGTCTTGGAAGAGGACTTTGTGGACGATACGGTGGTAAATGTACACCACAAAACTCTCTCGAAACTTGAGTCAGCTGCAGCAAAACAACTGAAAGCCCAAGAGCAGGAAATCTCCAACCTGGAGAACGCGTTTGAGCAG CACTTGACCAAGCTTGGGGAGAGGTTCCAGCGCTCTTTTGAGGAGCTGAGGAACAAATACGAACAACAGTTTGAG GAAGCACGTCAAACTCTCGAGCTCCGAGAGAAAGTCGAAGTTCACGAGGTGGAGGAGCGCAAGAACCTTCACATCAATGAGTTAATGGCTAGTCATCGTAGCGCGTTTGAGCAGATCAAAG CTGAGCTACAGTTCCCAATGCCATCGAATGCAGCGTATTACAATGACATTACACACGATAACTTACAACTCATCAAGGAGCTGCGGAAAGACATTACTGAAATGAAGGCTCGGGCGAAGATCACGTATAAACAGATGCAAGAGACACAACAAGAAAACGTGCAACTGAGAGAGCCTCTCCGCCAGCAACAACAACTCAA AGTGAAACTCGAGCAACAACTCCGCTTCTATGTCAAAGACAAGATGGCGCTGCAAAATATTCGTGCGCGAGATACACAg CTGGAAGAAAAGGTGAAGGCAGCAAAACAACATAATCATCAGGTGGAACAGCAGAAGCACAAGTTAGAACGTGATATCGGGGAATACACCCGGCGATTACGGAACTTACAAAGTGACACGAACCTCAGAACTCAAGCAAAGGTCATGCTCTACGAGCAGAAAGTCAAGAAAATGCTCACGTCTCTGGAAGAGAAGTTCCGTGAACGGCAACGGCTGGTCACAACCTTGAAACTGAGTCCCGAAGCGGCCATGCATATTGAAGAGCTTCTCCGTCGGAGCTTCTGTgagaagaacgacgagaTCGAGACTCTGCGGGCTGAGCTTCAGAGGATTGCAAAGAGTTACAATGATACTGTATTAGCAATGAAAAGCCGGCTGAAACAGTTGGGGGTAAACAGCGACGCTCTCGACTTTGAACTTGTTCAGGATACGGAGTTCATTTCAACTGTCCCCGCACCATACCTCACTACGACTGTGCCCGTCGCGAAAGGAAATCCAATCCTGGAAATATAA
- a CDS encoding Dynein light chain Tctex-type 1, related — translation MAATETLSKKAKWSVEEVERVILEVVEDQLQDVEYDEGVVSQWVNNICEECSRRLVDLKMPFKYIVQTAVLQRTGAGIHAGSSCFWEPADDGTIVCLWPRERLQSQEKKGGVQACVVVYVISL, via the exons ATGGCAGCCACAGAGACCCTCTCGAAAAAG GCTAAGTGGTCCGTCGAGGAAGTGGAGCGGGTTATCCTTGAGGTGGTTGAAG ACCAGCTGCAGGATGTTGAGTACGACGAAGGGGTTGTCTCCCAATGGGTCAACAACATCTGCGAGGAATGTTCGCGGCGGCTTGTGGACTTGAAGATGCCGTTCAAGTATATTG TGCAAACGGCGGTTCTACAACGAACGGGCGCGGGCATTCATGCAGGCTCCTCCTGTTTCTGGGAACCTGCCGACGACG GCACGATCGTCTGCCTCTGGCCGCGTGAGAGGCTGCAGAgtcaagagaagaaaggcggcgTCCAGGCCTGTGTGGTTGTCTACGTTATCAGTCTCTAA